A single Rubrivivax gelatinosus IL144 DNA region contains:
- the ahbB gene encoding siroheme decarboxylase subunit beta: MDSSAELLNPWQQRFPLERTPFAAIAAATGRPAPELLAAFREAQRSGALSRIGGIFGAGAGGAGLLVAMAVPPARLDTVAVRVSAEPQVNHNYEREHTLNLWFVVNAADAAAVELVVTRLEHATGLAALRLPLLRPYRIDLGFDLRARTAPEAMAPQRRAPAVPAADRPLAALVEQGLPLVARPYDLWARELGREPEAVLATLGGWLIDGTLKRFGAIVRHHELGFAANAMAVFDVPDGEVDARGDTLAQVPGVTLAYRRARGEGWPFNLYCMVHGRDRDAVHAVLERAAVAAGLQQVPRSVLFSCRRFKQTGASRFGAPVLESAHAHA; encoded by the coding sequence ATGGACAGCAGCGCCGAACTGCTCAACCCCTGGCAGCAGCGTTTCCCGCTCGAACGCACGCCCTTCGCCGCCATCGCCGCGGCCACCGGCCGCCCGGCGCCCGAGCTGCTGGCGGCCTTCCGCGAGGCGCAACGCAGCGGCGCGCTGTCGCGCATCGGCGGCATCTTCGGCGCCGGTGCCGGCGGTGCCGGGCTGCTGGTCGCGATGGCCGTGCCGCCGGCGCGGCTGGACACGGTGGCGGTGCGCGTCTCGGCCGAGCCGCAGGTCAACCACAACTACGAGCGCGAGCACACGCTGAACCTGTGGTTCGTCGTCAACGCCGCCGACGCCGCGGCGGTGGAACTCGTCGTCACGCGCCTGGAACACGCCACCGGCCTCGCGGCGCTGCGCCTGCCGCTCTTGCGCCCGTACCGCATCGACCTCGGCTTCGACCTGCGCGCGCGCACCGCGCCCGAGGCGATGGCGCCGCAGCGCCGCGCGCCGGCGGTGCCCGCCGCCGACCGACCGCTGGCCGCGCTGGTCGAGCAAGGCCTGCCGCTGGTGGCGCGGCCTTACGACCTCTGGGCGCGTGAACTCGGCCGCGAGCCCGAGGCCGTGCTCGCCACGCTGGGCGGCTGGCTGATCGACGGCACCCTGAAGCGTTTCGGCGCCATCGTGCGCCACCACGAACTCGGTTTCGCCGCCAACGCGATGGCCGTGTTCGACGTGCCCGACGGCGAGGTCGACGCGCGCGGCGACACGCTGGCGCAGGTGCCCGGCGTCACGCTGGCCTACCGCCGCGCGCGCGGCGAAGGCTGGCCTTTCAACCTGTACTGCATGGTGCACGGCCGCGACCGCGACGCGGTGCATGCCGTGCTCGAGCGCGCCGCCGTGGCCGCCGGGCTGCAGCAGGTCCCGCGTTCGGTGCTGT